The region TATGAGACagagtttattttattcaagGCAAAGGGTTTATTTTAGTAGAAGAGGTTTTGGTAGATCTTGTAAAATGCAAGGCTCTAAATCCTCATTCAGTTCGAAAGTTTTTTCCTGATTGTTTTGAAACATCTTATTTAGACGTTTGTTATGTAAATTCATTAGCCaacctaaaaacaatttttccgaaaaaaaaagaacttttgaaaaaaggCTTGATGATACCTGTTTAAAAAGGTggttatgctttttttttgcttagacATTGTGATATTGCTTATGATCACTGAtttcttgaattaaaaacacaaactttGATTATACTTGCAGACCATCAATTTTTCAAGAATGTCTGTGCATGTgtcattttgtaaaatttgttgtaaatttgTCAAATATATAGTTCATTGAACAAATTTAAAGTGAGTTTAatgcattttaatttataaattttttgtgtgaAACAAATACCTGGTAtgtttatagaaataaaatatttacactggtgttttacattaataaatctaaaaagcGTTTTACAAAgttcattgtttttaatctctaatgtatttttaattttattttgtaacttaTATAAGATTGTTTAGAATTAAATTGCACCAGAATATTGAAATTTCATTTGCcattgttgaatttttaaatggaaaaactaAAGAAGTGGAAGTGATTGCTAAAAATGATGGGAAATGATGGGAAATGCTTCTGGCTGCCATTTAAAAGTTCCGCTGCGATTCGTAAAGCTGTCACAACCTTGCAGGCATCAACCTCTGATTGGAAGATATACCCTGCTAGGATTTTATACACTACAGGTTTGcatattactataaaaaaatgtaaaataattgaattagaTATTGAACTGTATGTTTTGACCAGGGCACTGGAGAGGATAAACATGTGCTGgtgcaaatttattttaggcACCCTTTACAATATGACTATAGTCTCATTTAATATCACTTATTTTAAATCCAATATTCCAACGGgcatttgtttaaattatatgttctgaatgtctttaaaatgtttaaagaagaTTTCCAacgattaaaaaaagtttttttaacaatgtttttagttttttttttaaacttttagtgttttttaaaaactaaaaaattcattgaTTTTCATgggtttttcattaaaattcattaatttttatgcGGTGCACCAATTGCACTCCATTCTTATAGGGCCTGCTTTTGCCGCAAACATTTCAATTACATCTTCATTAGATATTGATAAATGATTTTACGTACATAGATTTGTGTTTATGAAGAAGCTCAGTCACACTTAGAGAAAGCAGCAGATACTTCAAATATTGAAACTGACACCGAAGAGAAAAAAGGGACAaagcaaaagtaaattttactaaaattagtttttaacaaataaaaaattttgcaataaagaATTACACAAATCAtgcactttttttgtttataaagtaaagttt is a window of Hydra vulgaris chromosome 15, alternate assembly HydraT2T_AEP DNA encoding:
- the LOC136091600 gene encoding uncharacterized protein LOC136091600; the encoded protein is MMGNASGCHLKVPLRFVKLSQPCRHQPLIGRYTLLGFYTLQICVYEEAQSHLEKAADTSNIETDTEEKKGTKQKRKTAMTFCESDEDVVVGDEELYRRYYFDSSNS